A genomic window from Ananas comosus cultivar F153 linkage group 22, ASM154086v1, whole genome shotgun sequence includes:
- the LOC109727395 gene encoding probable methyltransferase PMT17 isoform X2, giving the protein MARENNPFTSIIHLSESARLRITWFLGLTALCSLFYFLGSWQTAKSGLGPSELSVGLKCREALPRPSNAFDLDFQSRHPVASLNASTTASENFPPCNFELFEYTPCQDSRKARKLDKTMMKHRERHCPRAGELLRCLVPAPPDYKNPFRWPESRDHAWLDNIPHKELSVSKAVQNWIQVEGNRFRFPGGGTMFPRGADAYIDDINSLVSLTDGSIRTALDTGCGVASWGAYLLKRDVLTMSFAPRDSHVAQVQFALERGVPAMIGVLASQRIPYPARAFDVAHCSRCLIPWNKFDGLYLIEVDRVLRPGGYWILSGPPINWNIHHMGWQRAEEDLKREQDEIEDLAKRLCWRKVAEKGDLAIWQKPVNHIECNESRDVGKAPRICDSNSPDAAWYKEMESCITPLPEAKSPEEVAGGSLGKWPQRAFAIPPRISRGSIPGITAEKFQDDNKLWAARVSNYKKIIPQLTEGRYRNVMDMNANLGSFAAAMVHFPVWVMNVVPVDSAVDTLGVIYERGLIGTYQDWCEAFSTYPRTYDLIHADGVFSIYQDRCDITYILLEMDRILRPEGAVIIRDTAEVLVKVRSIIEGMRWRSQTVDHESGPFHPEKILVAVKSYWTGHPTPKQ; this is encoded by the exons ATGGCGAGGGAGAACAATCCTTTTACCAGTATCATCCATCTTTCAGAATCTGCGAGATTGCGCATAACTTGGTTCTTGGGTCTGACTGCTCTCTGTTCACTCTTCTACTTTCTCGGATCTTGGCAGACCGCCAAATCCGGCCTCGGCCCCTCCGAATTGTCCGTCGGACTTAAGTGCCGCGAAGCACTTCCTCGACCCTCTAATGCATTTGACCTCGATTTCCAATCTCGCCACCCAGTTGCGAGCCTCAATGCGTCTACGACCGCGAGCGAGAATTTCCCGCCTTGCAATTTCGAACTGTTTGAGTACACTCCATGCCAAGACTCAAGAAAGGCGCGGAAGTTAGACAAGACGATGATGAAGCACCGAGAAAGGCATTGCCCTCGCGCGGGCGAGCTTCTCCGATGCCTGGTTCCTGCCCCACCGGATTATAAGAACCCCTTTCGGTGGCCCGAGAGCAGGGACCATGCTTGGCTGGATAACATCCCCCACAAGGAATTGAGTGTCTCGAAGGCGGTGCAGAACTGGATCCAAGTCGAGGGCAATCGGTTTCGGTTCCCTGGTGGCGGCACGATGTTCCCTAGAGGAGCTGATGCTTATATCGACGACATCAATTCGCTTGTTTCGTTAACCGACGGGAGCATCAGAACAGCACTTGATACCGGATGCGGG GTGGCAAGCTGGGGAGCTTATCTTCTGAAGAGGGATGTCCTGACCATGTCGTTCGCGCCGAGAGACTCGCACGTGGCGCAAGTGCAGTTCGCGCTGGAACGGGGAGTGCCGGCTATGATCGGTGTGCTGGCGTCGCAAAGGATTCCGTACCCAGCAAGAGCATTCGACGTCGCGCACTGCTCCCGATGTTTGATACCTTGGAACAAGTTCG ACGGGCTGTACTTGATTGAAGTGGACAGAGTGTTGAGGCCGGGCGGGTATTGGATCCTCTCGGGCCCGCCGATCAATTGGAATATTCATCACATGGGATGGCAGAGGGCGGAGGAGGATTTGAAGCGAGAGCAGGATGAGATTGAGGACTTAGCGAAGCGCCTCTGCTGGAGGAAAGTGGCAGAGAAGGGAGATCTCGCGATTTGGCAGAAACCCGTTAACCACATCGAGTGCAATGAAAGCCGTGATGTCGGTAAAGCTCCTCGGATTTGCGACAGCAATAGCCCAGATGCCGCCTG GTACAAGGAAATGGAGAGTTGCATAACCCCATTGCCGGAGGCGAAGAGCCCAGAAGAAGTCGCCGGTGGATCACTGGGGAAATGGCCTCAAAGAGCATTTGCCATTCCACCAAGAATAAGTAGAGGTTCAATCCCAGGCATAACTGCCGAGAAGTTCCAGGATGATAACAAGTTGTGGGCGGCGCGGGTGAGTAACTACAAGAAGATCATCCCTCAGCTGACCGAGGGTCGGTACCGGAACGTGATGGACATGAACGCGAACTTGGGAAGTTTTGCGGCGGCCATGGTGCATTTTCCGGTGTGGGTAATGAACGTTGTTCCCGTGGACTCTGCGGTGGACACGCTCGGTGTTATATATGAGAGAGGTTTGATCGGGACGTACCAGGACTGGTGCGAGGCGTTCTCGACGTATCCGAGGACCTACGACCTCATCCACGCCGATGGCGTGTTCAGCATTTATCAGGACAG GTGCGACATAACATACATTCTCCTGGAGATGGATAGGATACTGCGGCCGGAAGGAGCGGTGATAATCCGCGACACAGCGGAGGTGTTGGTGAAGGTCCGGTCGATAATAGAAGGAATGAGGTGGAGGAGCCAGACGGTGGATCACGAGAGCGGGCCCTTCCACCCGGAGAAGATCCTCGTCGCCGTCAAGTCGTATTGGACCGGTCATCCTACGCCGAAGCAATAA
- the LOC109727395 gene encoding probable methyltransferase PMT17 isoform X1: MCPSVLIMCFAAFDSNYFFTFTIISLYLLPNLSIADCFSFLALQYQMARENNPFTSIIHLSESARLRITWFLGLTALCSLFYFLGSWQTAKSGLGPSELSVGLKCREALPRPSNAFDLDFQSRHPVASLNASTTASENFPPCNFELFEYTPCQDSRKARKLDKTMMKHRERHCPRAGELLRCLVPAPPDYKNPFRWPESRDHAWLDNIPHKELSVSKAVQNWIQVEGNRFRFPGGGTMFPRGADAYIDDINSLVSLTDGSIRTALDTGCGVASWGAYLLKRDVLTMSFAPRDSHVAQVQFALERGVPAMIGVLASQRIPYPARAFDVAHCSRCLIPWNKFDGLYLIEVDRVLRPGGYWILSGPPINWNIHHMGWQRAEEDLKREQDEIEDLAKRLCWRKVAEKGDLAIWQKPVNHIECNESRDVGKAPRICDSNSPDAAWYKEMESCITPLPEAKSPEEVAGGSLGKWPQRAFAIPPRISRGSIPGITAEKFQDDNKLWAARVSNYKKIIPQLTEGRYRNVMDMNANLGSFAAAMVHFPVWVMNVVPVDSAVDTLGVIYERGLIGTYQDWCEAFSTYPRTYDLIHADGVFSIYQDRCDITYILLEMDRILRPEGAVIIRDTAEVLVKVRSIIEGMRWRSQTVDHESGPFHPEKILVAVKSYWTGHPTPKQ, encoded by the exons ATGTGCCCTTCTGTACTGATCATGTGTTTTGCTGCTTTTGACAGCAATTATTTCTTTACCTTTACAATCATCTCACTTTATTTGCTGCCCAATCTATCAATAGCAGATTGTTTCAGCTTTCTGGCTCTACAAT ATCAGATGGCGAGGGAGAACAATCCTTTTACCAGTATCATCCATCTTTCAGAATCTGCGAGATTGCGCATAACTTGGTTCTTGGGTCTGACTGCTCTCTGTTCACTCTTCTACTTTCTCGGATCTTGGCAGACCGCCAAATCCGGCCTCGGCCCCTCCGAATTGTCCGTCGGACTTAAGTGCCGCGAAGCACTTCCTCGACCCTCTAATGCATTTGACCTCGATTTCCAATCTCGCCACCCAGTTGCGAGCCTCAATGCGTCTACGACCGCGAGCGAGAATTTCCCGCCTTGCAATTTCGAACTGTTTGAGTACACTCCATGCCAAGACTCAAGAAAGGCGCGGAAGTTAGACAAGACGATGATGAAGCACCGAGAAAGGCATTGCCCTCGCGCGGGCGAGCTTCTCCGATGCCTGGTTCCTGCCCCACCGGATTATAAGAACCCCTTTCGGTGGCCCGAGAGCAGGGACCATGCTTGGCTGGATAACATCCCCCACAAGGAATTGAGTGTCTCGAAGGCGGTGCAGAACTGGATCCAAGTCGAGGGCAATCGGTTTCGGTTCCCTGGTGGCGGCACGATGTTCCCTAGAGGAGCTGATGCTTATATCGACGACATCAATTCGCTTGTTTCGTTAACCGACGGGAGCATCAGAACAGCACTTGATACCGGATGCGGG GTGGCAAGCTGGGGAGCTTATCTTCTGAAGAGGGATGTCCTGACCATGTCGTTCGCGCCGAGAGACTCGCACGTGGCGCAAGTGCAGTTCGCGCTGGAACGGGGAGTGCCGGCTATGATCGGTGTGCTGGCGTCGCAAAGGATTCCGTACCCAGCAAGAGCATTCGACGTCGCGCACTGCTCCCGATGTTTGATACCTTGGAACAAGTTCG ACGGGCTGTACTTGATTGAAGTGGACAGAGTGTTGAGGCCGGGCGGGTATTGGATCCTCTCGGGCCCGCCGATCAATTGGAATATTCATCACATGGGATGGCAGAGGGCGGAGGAGGATTTGAAGCGAGAGCAGGATGAGATTGAGGACTTAGCGAAGCGCCTCTGCTGGAGGAAAGTGGCAGAGAAGGGAGATCTCGCGATTTGGCAGAAACCCGTTAACCACATCGAGTGCAATGAAAGCCGTGATGTCGGTAAAGCTCCTCGGATTTGCGACAGCAATAGCCCAGATGCCGCCTG GTACAAGGAAATGGAGAGTTGCATAACCCCATTGCCGGAGGCGAAGAGCCCAGAAGAAGTCGCCGGTGGATCACTGGGGAAATGGCCTCAAAGAGCATTTGCCATTCCACCAAGAATAAGTAGAGGTTCAATCCCAGGCATAACTGCCGAGAAGTTCCAGGATGATAACAAGTTGTGGGCGGCGCGGGTGAGTAACTACAAGAAGATCATCCCTCAGCTGACCGAGGGTCGGTACCGGAACGTGATGGACATGAACGCGAACTTGGGAAGTTTTGCGGCGGCCATGGTGCATTTTCCGGTGTGGGTAATGAACGTTGTTCCCGTGGACTCTGCGGTGGACACGCTCGGTGTTATATATGAGAGAGGTTTGATCGGGACGTACCAGGACTGGTGCGAGGCGTTCTCGACGTATCCGAGGACCTACGACCTCATCCACGCCGATGGCGTGTTCAGCATTTATCAGGACAG GTGCGACATAACATACATTCTCCTGGAGATGGATAGGATACTGCGGCCGGAAGGAGCGGTGATAATCCGCGACACAGCGGAGGTGTTGGTGAAGGTCCGGTCGATAATAGAAGGAATGAGGTGGAGGAGCCAGACGGTGGATCACGAGAGCGGGCCCTTCCACCCGGAGAAGATCCTCGTCGCCGTCAAGTCGTATTGGACCGGTCATCCTACGCCGAAGCAATAA